The Deinococcus wulumuqiensis R12 genome has a window encoding:
- a CDS encoding BMP family lipoprotein, translated as MKKIVTLALTLSTLGASVASAQAVRVGMAYDAGGKADKSFNQSAYEGSQLAAKKLGVQVKDFEPSDPSQIIQGVRSFAKEGFDLTVGVGFANNASITQVAKENPDLYFGLVDDVSTGKNVASLVFNEEQGSYLVGYLAAMNSSTGVVGFIGGMNIPLIHKFEAGYKAGVKAANPKAVVISQYVGNTPEAWNNPGKAKEIAASMKGRGADIIFAAAGGSGNGLIDYVKQTQCLKAAQLPKGVTFKSNNFKNVKKSAAYTKACAGNTRPMFFIGVDSNQNYLGDFDKNPGTMNHGLTSMVKRVDNAVYALIQEVKNDKFRGGERRFGLKDGGVTYAVDQYNKGLLPAAQIAKVEAVKQKIIKGQIKVPTK; from the coding sequence ATGAAAAAAATCGTCACCCTGGCCCTGACCCTGAGCACCCTCGGCGCTTCCGTCGCCTCGGCGCAGGCCGTGCGCGTGGGCATGGCCTACGACGCGGGCGGCAAGGCCGACAAGAGTTTCAACCAGAGCGCCTATGAGGGCAGCCAGCTCGCCGCCAAGAAACTCGGCGTGCAGGTCAAGGACTTCGAGCCGAGCGACCCCAGCCAGATCATCCAGGGCGTGCGCTCCTTCGCCAAGGAAGGCTTCGACCTGACGGTGGGCGTGGGCTTTGCCAACAACGCCAGCATCACCCAGGTCGCCAAGGAAAACCCCGACCTGTACTTCGGTCTGGTGGACGACGTGAGCACCGGCAAGAACGTCGCCAGCCTGGTGTTCAACGAGGAGCAGGGCAGCTACCTGGTCGGTTACCTCGCCGCCATGAACAGCAGCACCGGCGTGGTGGGCTTTATCGGCGGCATGAACATTCCCCTGATCCACAAGTTCGAGGCCGGCTACAAGGCGGGCGTCAAGGCCGCCAATCCCAAAGCCGTCGTCATCTCGCAGTATGTGGGCAACACCCCCGAAGCCTGGAACAACCCCGGCAAGGCGAAGGAAATCGCCGCCAGCATGAAGGGTCGCGGCGCCGACATCATCTTTGCGGCGGCGGGCGGCTCCGGCAACGGCCTGATCGACTACGTCAAGCAGACCCAGTGCCTCAAGGCCGCGCAACTGCCCAAGGGCGTGACCTTCAAGTCCAACAACTTCAAGAACGTGAAAAAGAGTGCGGCCTACACCAAGGCCTGCGCGGGCAACACCCGGCCCATGTTCTTTATCGGCGTGGACAGCAACCAGAACTACCTGGGCGACTTCGACAAGAACCCTGGCACCATGAACCACGGCCTGACGAGCATGGTCAAGCGGGTGGACAATGCCGTGTACGCCCTGATTCAGGAAGTCAAGAACGACAAGTTCAGGGGCGGCGAGCGCCGCTTCGGCCTCAAGGACGGCGGCGTCACCTACGCCGTGGACCAGTACAACAAGGGTCTGCTGCCCGCTGCCCAGATCGCCAAGGTCGAGGCCGTGAAGCAGAAGATCATCAAGGGCCAGATCAAGGTGCCGACCAAGTAA